The following coding sequences are from one Sphingobium sp. Cam5-1 window:
- a CDS encoding ABC transporter ATP-binding protein, whose amino-acid sequence MIRNNPAPPSAYAVEGHALVKTFGKFRAVDGIDLAVPTGSIYGILGPNGAGKTTLLRTLLGIIDPDEGSRRLLGDDVPLRQARAIGYLPEERGLYPSMKAAEAIAFMGALRGLPLKTGRQRAREMLAEHGMGSSIDKPIRQLSKGMAQTVQLFGTIIHEPRLIVLDEPFSGLDAINQGKLELLIREQARRGVTILFSTHVIAHAERLCERIAIVAGGRIRFEGSVGEARDKLRPQVRLRTRANDGNWRRALPAETLAADGAWHFDLPDEGIEPLLRALLDGQAGIESLSIERPGLHDAFVSIAGAAAAQQMQDAEEEVA is encoded by the coding sequence ATGATCCGTAACAATCCGGCTCCCCCGTCGGCCTATGCCGTCGAAGGCCATGCTCTTGTCAAGACATTCGGCAAATTCCGGGCGGTCGATGGCATCGACCTCGCCGTTCCCACGGGCTCCATTTACGGCATTCTGGGGCCTAACGGAGCGGGCAAGACGACCTTGCTCCGCACTCTGCTCGGCATCATCGATCCCGACGAGGGTTCTCGCCGACTGCTGGGGGATGATGTCCCGCTACGTCAGGCGCGGGCCATCGGCTATCTGCCCGAGGAGCGGGGACTCTACCCCTCGATGAAGGCGGCGGAAGCGATCGCGTTCATGGGTGCACTGCGTGGGCTGCCGCTAAAAACGGGGCGGCAGCGCGCACGAGAAATGCTTGCCGAACATGGCATGGGCAGCTCGATCGACAAGCCGATCCGTCAACTGTCGAAGGGCATGGCGCAGACCGTTCAGCTATTCGGCACGATCATCCATGAACCTCGGCTGATAGTTCTCGACGAACCTTTCTCCGGCCTTGACGCGATCAATCAGGGCAAGCTGGAGCTACTGATCCGCGAACAGGCACGGCGGGGCGTCACCATCCTCTTTTCCACCCACGTCATCGCGCATGCCGAACGCCTTTGTGAACGCATCGCCATCGTCGCGGGCGGCCGCATCAGGTTCGAAGGATCAGTGGGCGAAGCGCGTGACAAGCTACGCCCGCAGGTTCGCCTGCGGACCCGCGCGAACGATGGCAACTGGCGCCGTGCCTTGCCTGCTGAAACGCTGGCGGCCGATGGCGCATGGCATTTTGATCTGCCGGATGAGGGGATCGAACCGCTGCTCCGTGCTTTGCTCGACGGGCAGGCGGGCATCGAAAGTCTCTCGATCGAACGACCCGGCCTGCATGACGCGTTCGTCTCCATCGCGGGTGCCGCCGCTGCCCAGCAGATGCAGGATGCGGAAGAGGAGGTCGCGTGA
- the queG gene encoding tRNA epoxyqueuosine(34) reductase QueG produces MPTQTETLEQRLKAQAQQLGFAACAIARADAAPEAGRRLRQWLDDGCHGEMLWMEERAEQRGSPNALWPDVRSVIMLGMSYAPGRDPLALAEEGTRGRISVYAQGRDYHDVVKKGLKSLARWLVEEQASALKVFVDTAPVMEKPLAAAAGLGWQGKHSNLVSRVHGNWLFLGAIYSELALEPDLPEVDHCGSCTACQSACPTDAFPAPYVVDARRCISYLTIEHKGPIPPEFREKIGNRIYGCDDCLAVCPWNKFADAAAANRAFVGRAELAAPELGDLLALDDAGFREVFSGSPIKRIGRNRMVRNAAIAAGNSGDPGLLARLHPLLSDDDPVVAEAAAWAVERLSAS; encoded by the coding sequence ATGCCAACGCAAACCGAAACCTTGGAACAGCGCCTGAAGGCGCAGGCGCAGCAGCTGGGCTTTGCCGCATGCGCGATCGCGCGCGCGGACGCCGCGCCCGAGGCCGGGCGGCGGCTGCGCCAATGGCTGGACGATGGCTGCCATGGCGAGATGCTGTGGATGGAGGAGCGCGCCGAACAGCGCGGCTCGCCAAACGCGCTGTGGCCCGACGTACGCAGCGTCATCATGCTGGGGATGAGCTATGCTCCGGGCCGCGACCCGCTGGCACTGGCGGAGGAAGGGACACGTGGACGCATTTCCGTGTACGCACAGGGGCGCGACTATCATGACGTCGTGAAAAAGGGACTGAAGAGCCTCGCTCGCTGGCTGGTCGAGGAGCAGGCGAGCGCCCTTAAGGTCTTCGTGGACACCGCGCCGGTTATGGAAAAGCCGCTGGCGGCGGCGGCCGGTCTGGGCTGGCAGGGAAAGCACAGCAATCTCGTCAGCCGGGTACATGGCAACTGGCTGTTCCTGGGCGCGATCTATAGCGAACTGGCCCTGGAACCCGACCTGCCCGAAGTGGATCATTGCGGCAGTTGCACGGCCTGCCAGTCGGCCTGCCCCACCGATGCCTTTCCCGCGCCCTATGTCGTGGATGCGCGGCGGTGCATCTCTTACCTTACCATCGAACATAAGGGGCCGATCCCGCCTGAGTTTCGCGAGAAGATCGGCAATCGCATCTACGGCTGTGACGATTGTCTGGCGGTGTGTCCGTGGAACAAGTTCGCTGATGCGGCAGCGGCAAACCGGGCGTTTGTTGGGCGGGCCGAACTGGCCGCGCCTGAACTTGGTGACCTGCTGGCTTTGGACGATGCGGGGTTTCGGGAGGTTTTCTCAGGGTCGCCGATCAAGCGGATCGGGCGCAACCGGATGGTCCGCAACGCGGCGATAGCGGCAGGGAATAGTGGTGACCCCGGCCTGCTGGCGCGATTGCACCCATTGCTGAGCGATGACGATCCTGTCGTGGCGGAAGCGGCGGCGTGGGCCGTGGAGCGGCTGTCTGCGTCGTGA
- a CDS encoding EI24 domain-containing protein — protein sequence MVIAAALRAFPVIFHRAALRLLAKTLMLTLLIFALAGLGLWTAVHATRAYFGWSGGGSLAEAVVTTLSLAALAWLLFRTIAMAVMNMFADDIVAAVERDSYPAAAAAARPLGFAPSLRLALASAARTAGWNMLALPVYLLLLVTGIGTILLFLALNAYLLGRDLSDMVEQRHPGLSPIPRLGRWLMGLVSALMFLIPFINLLAPVWSAAMAVHMLHGVRNKSR from the coding sequence ATGGTGATCGCCGCCGCCCTTCGAGCCTTTCCCGTCATCTTCCATCGGGCTGCTCTGCGCTTGTTGGCCAAGACGCTCATGCTGACGCTGCTGATCTTTGCGCTGGCGGGACTGGGTCTTTGGACAGCAGTCCACGCAACGCGCGCATATTTCGGCTGGAGTGGCGGTGGCAGCCTTGCGGAAGCTGTAGTTACGACCCTGAGCCTCGCCGCGCTCGCATGGCTGCTCTTCCGTACCATCGCCATGGCAGTCATGAACATGTTCGCCGACGACATCGTGGCTGCGGTCGAACGGGACAGCTATCCCGCCGCCGCAGCCGCCGCGCGGCCCTTGGGCTTCGCGCCCAGCTTGCGGCTTGCCCTGGCTTCGGCCGCGCGAACGGCGGGCTGGAACATGCTGGCGCTGCCCGTCTACCTCCTTCTTCTGGTCACCGGCATTGGCACGATCCTGCTCTTCCTGGCGCTTAACGCCTATCTTCTGGGTCGCGACCTCAGCGATATGGTGGAACAGCGGCATCCCGGGCTTTCGCCGATCCCTCGCCTCGGCCGGTGGCTCATGGGTCTCGTCTCGGCGCTTATGTTCCTCATCCCCTTCATCAACTTGCTTGCGCCCGTTTGGAGCGCGGCTATGGCGGTGCACATGCTGCATGGCGTCCGGAACAAGTCACGATGA
- a CDS encoding adenosine kinase encodes MTAAAAPSLDVVAIGNAIVDVLAPSDDAFLAEHALTKGGMQLIDAETAEALYADMGAGKEVSGGSAANTLAGLAALGKRCAFIGQVRDDQLGEVFTHDVRALGIRYDTRAVKGEVPTARCLILVTPDAQRTMNTFLGASQFLPESALDLDLIRSASILYLEGYLWDPEQPRAAMRAAIDAAKGAGRKVAFTLSDGFVIERHRDDFVQLIDQGLIDILFSNEHEIQSLAQIDDFDKAVASFAGRVPVLISTRSEKGAIAVVDGVRYEVPAAPVAQVIDTTGAGDLFAAGFLAGHIEELDVHHCLELGAAAAAEVISHWGARPEQDLKLIRAKLGR; translated from the coding sequence GTGACCGCTGCTGCTGCCCCCTCGCTAGATGTTGTCGCGATCGGCAATGCCATTGTCGATGTGCTTGCTCCTAGCGATGACGCGTTCCTTGCCGAACATGCACTGACCAAGGGCGGCATGCAGCTGATCGACGCGGAGACGGCCGAGGCGCTCTATGCCGACATGGGCGCCGGCAAGGAGGTCAGCGGTGGATCAGCGGCGAACACGCTGGCTGGCCTGGCGGCACTGGGCAAGCGCTGCGCCTTCATCGGGCAGGTGCGCGACGACCAGTTGGGCGAAGTGTTCACCCATGATGTGCGCGCCCTCGGCATCCGCTACGATACGCGAGCGGTGAAGGGCGAGGTGCCCACCGCGCGCTGCCTGATCCTGGTGACGCCCGACGCTCAACGCACGATGAACACATTCCTGGGCGCGTCGCAGTTTCTGCCCGAATCGGCCCTCGACCTCGACCTGATCCGTTCAGCATCGATCCTCTATCTAGAAGGCTATCTGTGGGATCCTGAACAGCCGCGTGCCGCCATGCGTGCCGCCATCGACGCCGCGAAGGGGGCGGGCCGCAAGGTTGCCTTCACGCTGTCGGATGGCTTCGTCATTGAGCGGCATCGGGATGATTTCGTGCAACTCATCGATCAGGGGTTGATCGACATCCTCTTTTCCAACGAGCATGAAATTCAGTCGCTGGCGCAGATCGATGATTTTGACAAAGCGGTGGCATCATTCGCCGGACGCGTGCCAGTGCTGATATCGACGCGCAGCGAAAAGGGCGCGATCGCTGTGGTGGACGGCGTTCGCTACGAGGTGCCCGCGGCGCCTGTTGCACAGGTGATCGACACCACGGGTGCGGGCGACCTGTTCGCCGCAGGATTCCTTGCGGGTCATATCGAGGAACTGGACGTGCATCATTGCCTCGAACTGGGCGCAGCAGCCGCAGCCGAAGTGATTTCCCATTGGGGCGCGCGGCCGGAACAGGATCTGAAGCTGATCCGGGCTAAGCTGGGGCGGTAA
- a CDS encoding lipopolysaccharide biosynthesis protein — MTRQGEPLSLPAEQASFAQQDDIAALAKGGRTNIFGFLLRLAARLPFLFIAGRWYGADALGRFAYAVLVVEFIAQLATLGLKRGLAGALAQTERPHSHVVTDAMLVTLIAASIGSGILVAFPQAMFPNSGINGLDRLLALIVIAVAGSDVALAACAYRFDIGATVRARSIIEPWAISIGAFAFAFYSTRDGLILSYVVSMVAALVASIIPMTHHYGIPYGWRPDFGRLWRLARRNLPLAAADGVEWGSRRLDLAILGLFVSPAIVGVYYVAQQVASLPQKLKTSFDPILGPVITRNLAEGNLAAIARQVSQVGFWIIAAQAGIALALGIPGEAVMGLVGPHFVGGTGALAFLLLAEVVAATAVVSESALVYIARHRNLMISLFMIGLQAALSFGLILLARRFDLSPMAIAAAPALALTIALGVGALVKARLLSHLLKAKVNAWRWPLLSACGAACIVGAAFVALPPALEWIELVFGVGTILAVYGFVIWRWGFGPDDRALFRRQKAA, encoded by the coding sequence ATGACGCGACAGGGGGAACCACTTTCTTTGCCGGCTGAGCAGGCTTCCTTCGCGCAACAGGATGACATCGCGGCGCTTGCCAAAGGTGGCCGCACGAACATCTTCGGCTTTCTTCTGCGCCTGGCTGCTCGCCTCCCTTTCCTTTTCATCGCCGGTCGCTGGTACGGCGCCGATGCGCTAGGCCGTTTCGCCTATGCCGTCCTTGTCGTTGAATTCATCGCGCAACTGGCGACGCTGGGGCTGAAGCGCGGTCTGGCTGGCGCGCTGGCTCAAACCGAGCGCCCGCACAGCCATGTCGTCACGGACGCGATGCTTGTGACGCTAATCGCCGCCTCGATCGGCAGCGGCATATTGGTTGCCTTTCCGCAAGCGATGTTCCCGAACAGCGGCATCAATGGCCTTGACCGCCTTCTCGCGCTGATCGTGATTGCCGTTGCAGGGTCAGACGTTGCGCTCGCCGCTTGTGCCTATCGTTTTGACATAGGGGCCACGGTACGCGCCAGATCTATCATAGAACCCTGGGCTATCAGCATCGGCGCCTTCGCCTTCGCATTCTACTCCACGCGCGATGGCCTGATCCTCTCCTACGTCGTCTCGATGGTCGCGGCGCTTGTCGCCTCTATCATCCCCATGACCCATCACTATGGCATACCCTATGGATGGCGCCCCGACTTCGGCAGGCTTTGGCGCCTCGCGCGCCGCAACTTGCCGCTCGCCGCCGCCGACGGCGTGGAATGGGGATCGCGTCGCCTCGACCTCGCCATTCTGGGCCTGTTCGTCAGTCCCGCGATTGTCGGCGTCTACTATGTGGCGCAGCAGGTCGCCTCATTGCCGCAAAAGCTGAAAACCAGCTTTGATCCCATTCTGGGGCCGGTCATCACCCGCAACCTTGCCGAGGGCAATCTTGCCGCCATTGCGCGGCAGGTCAGTCAGGTGGGCTTCTGGATCATCGCTGCGCAGGCCGGTATCGCCCTTGCGCTTGGCATACCCGGCGAGGCGGTGATGGGACTTGTCGGGCCGCATTTCGTTGGCGGCACTGGAGCCTTGGCCTTTCTCCTGCTGGCGGAGGTCGTCGCGGCCACTGCCGTCGTCAGCGAATCCGCGCTGGTGTATATCGCTCGCCACCGCAATCTGATGATCTCGCTGTTCATGATCGGATTGCAGGCCGCGCTCAGTTTCGGACTCATATTGCTGGCGCGCCGATTTGATTTGTCTCCGATGGCGATAGCGGCGGCACCGGCTCTGGCTCTCACAATCGCGCTTGGCGTCGGCGCGCTGGTGAAAGCGCGCCTCTTGTCTCATCTGCTGAAGGCCAAGGTAAATGCCTGGCGCTGGCCATTGCTCAGCGCATGCGGCGCTGCCTGCATCGTCGGCGCCGCCTTTGTCGCTCTGCCGCCCGCGCTGGAATGGATCGAACTTGTTTTCGGTGTGGGGACGATTTTGGCGGTCTACGGCTTTGTCATTTGGCGATGGGGCTTCGGCCCCGATGACCGGGCCTTGTTCCGGCGCCAGAAAGCCGCCTGA
- a CDS encoding NAD(P)H-dependent glycerol-3-phosphate dehydrogenase, which produces MKAGVIGAGAWGTALAQTLSSQGEDVRLWALEPDVVSAVNQDHLNPLYLPGIPLNLAVQATGDMADMADRELLLIVSPAQHLRAVVAGLPAGIPLILCSKGIEADSGLLMSEVAKQAQPSSPIGVLSGPTFAHEVARGLPTAVTLACDDAQLAGRIAARVARPAFRPYLSDDIVGAEIGGAVKNVLAIACGVADGAGLGLNARASLISRGFAEMTRFGLARGARAETLSGLSGLGDLVLTCSSTNSRNFSLGKGLGEGRSAAELLANRRTVAEGAFTAPVLRKAARAASVEMPVVEAVCALLEDAAPLGEVIDALLARPLRPE; this is translated from the coding sequence ATGAAGGCGGGTGTCATAGGAGCGGGCGCCTGGGGCACGGCCCTTGCGCAAACCCTTTCGTCGCAGGGTGAGGATGTCCGCTTGTGGGCGCTTGAACCGGACGTCGTCAGCGCCGTCAATCAGGATCATCTCAATCCCCTTTATCTTCCCGGGATTCCCCTTAATCTGGCCGTGCAGGCGACGGGGGACATGGCGGACATGGCTGACCGGGAACTGCTGCTAATCGTCAGCCCGGCCCAGCACCTGCGCGCTGTCGTGGCGGGACTTCCTGCCGGTATCCCACTCATCCTGTGTTCGAAGGGGATCGAAGCTGATTCCGGCCTGCTCATGTCGGAAGTTGCCAAGCAGGCCCAGCCCAGTTCGCCGATCGGCGTCTTGTCAGGCCCGACCTTCGCCCATGAAGTCGCGCGGGGGCTTCCCACCGCCGTCACCTTGGCTTGCGATGATGCGCAGCTTGCCGGGCGTATCGCGGCGCGTGTCGCCCGCCCTGCCTTCCGTCCCTACCTCTCCGATGACATCGTAGGCGCGGAGATTGGCGGCGCCGTCAAGAATGTGCTCGCCATCGCTTGCGGCGTTGCAGACGGAGCAGGCCTCGGCCTGAATGCCCGCGCATCGCTCATCAGCCGAGGCTTTGCCGAAATGACGCGTTTTGGCCTCGCGCGCGGCGCTCGCGCCGAAACGCTCTCGGGCTTGTCAGGTTTGGGTGATCTGGTTCTCACCTGTTCCTCGACCAACTCGCGCAATTTCTCGCTCGGCAAAGGGCTGGGCGAAGGCCGATCGGCTGCCGAACTGCTCGCCAATCGCCGCACTGTTGCCGAAGGCGCCTTTACCGCGCCAGTGCTGCGCAAGGCTGCGCGCGCGGCCTCTGTCGAAATGCCGGTGGTCGAAGCCGTCTGTGCCCTGCTGGAAGACGCGGCCCCTCTGGGCGAAGTCATCGACGCGCTGCTCGCCCGTCCCCTGCGTCCCGAATAA
- the tsaD gene encoding tRNA (adenosine(37)-N6)-threonylcarbamoyltransferase complex transferase subunit TsaD, giving the protein MTIILGLESSCDETAAALVTADGKILAHRLATQEEAHRPYGGVVPEIAARAHVEALAPLIEAALADADLTLDQVDVIAATAGPGLIGGVMVGLVTGKALAHAFNKPLVAVNHLEGHALSPRLADPSLQFPYLLLLVSGGHCQLLHVRGPGDYARLATTIDDASGEAFDKTAKLLGLGYPGGPAVERAAASGNPKAVPLPRPLVGTAEPHFSFAGLKSAVMRAAQSGQYLTEDIAASFQQAVIDCLIDRTEKQLAALGGITALVVAGGVAANQSIRAALQALAARYDLPFVAPPLWLCTDNAAMIAWAGAERYAAGLVDDLTVPARPRWPLDPDAEKARGAGVKA; this is encoded by the coding sequence ATGACGATCATCCTCGGCCTGGAATCTAGCTGCGACGAAACTGCGGCAGCGTTGGTGACGGCTGATGGGAAGATACTCGCCCACCGTCTCGCCACGCAGGAGGAGGCGCACCGCCCCTATGGCGGCGTCGTACCCGAAATAGCCGCTCGCGCCCATGTCGAGGCATTGGCTCCCCTGATCGAAGCAGCACTCGCCGACGCGGATTTGACCCTGGATCAGGTTGACGTGATCGCCGCGACCGCAGGACCCGGATTGATCGGCGGCGTGATGGTCGGTCTGGTGACTGGCAAGGCGCTCGCCCATGCCTTCAACAAGCCGCTGGTCGCCGTCAATCATCTCGAAGGCCATGCGCTGTCGCCCCGGCTTGCCGATCCGTCGCTGCAATTTCCTTACCTGCTGCTGCTGGTTTCCGGCGGGCATTGCCAGTTGCTCCATGTCCGTGGGCCTGGCGACTATGCCCGCCTTGCCACCACGATTGACGATGCCAGCGGCGAGGCTTTCGACAAGACGGCCAAGCTGCTTGGCCTCGGCTACCCCGGAGGTCCGGCGGTCGAGCGGGCTGCGGCAAGCGGCAATCCTAAGGCCGTTCCCCTGCCGCGTCCGCTGGTCGGAACGGCCGAGCCACATTTCTCCTTTGCCGGGCTCAAGAGCGCGGTGATGCGCGCCGCCCAATCGGGACAATATTTGACCGAAGACATTGCTGCGAGCTTCCAGCAGGCAGTGATAGATTGCCTCATCGATCGGACTGAAAAGCAGCTTGCTGCGCTGGGCGGGATAACCGCCCTGGTCGTTGCGGGTGGGGTTGCCGCCAACCAGTCAATCCGGGCAGCACTCCAGGCGCTCGCCGCCCGCTATGATCTGCCCTTTGTCGCGCCACCGCTTTGGCTTTGCACGGACAATGCCGCGATGATCGCCTGGGCCGGGGCTGAACGCTATGCAGCCGGTCTCGTTGATGATCTTACCGTTCCAGCCCGGCCGCGCTGGCCGCTGGATCCGGATGCCGAAAAAGCGCGCGGGGCAGGAGTGAAGGCATGA
- the hemC gene encoding hydroxymethylbilane synthase, with amino-acid sequence MTSQSFAPDRPLRLGTRGSPLALAQARMTAEALCTQHGWETDAIETVIVQTSGDRIQDRALAEIGGKALWTKELDRALVEGQIDFAVHSMKDVETIRPVEIMVAAMLPRADVRDRLVGAESFAALPEKPVVGSSSPRRAAQVKRLRPDAQVVLFRGNVATRLAKLAAGEVHATLLAAAGLDRLGQPDVGTCIPLDVMLPAPSQGAVGIETLNENAKMRELLAEINDSDTFDCVMAERAVLKGLGGTCHSPIAALGRLENGKIRLAAEILSADGRERVDDIRVIARGDVSAAEALGRSLLDRASAELRALFEA; translated from the coding sequence ATGACATCACAATCTTTCGCACCTGATCGCCCGCTCCGTCTTGGCACGCGAGGTTCACCCCTTGCACTGGCGCAAGCGCGTATGACGGCCGAGGCGCTGTGCACCCAGCATGGCTGGGAAACGGACGCGATCGAGACGGTGATCGTCCAGACAAGCGGCGACCGGATTCAGGATCGGGCGTTGGCGGAAATCGGCGGCAAGGCGCTGTGGACGAAGGAACTGGATCGGGCGCTGGTGGAAGGTCAGATCGACTTTGCCGTCCATTCCATGAAGGATGTGGAGACTATCCGCCCTGTGGAAATCATGGTTGCGGCCATGCTGCCCCGCGCCGATGTTCGGGATCGGCTGGTCGGCGCCGAAAGCTTTGCGGCCCTGCCCGAGAAGCCGGTGGTGGGATCAAGCTCTCCCCGGCGGGCGGCGCAGGTCAAGCGGCTGCGACCGGACGCGCAGGTCGTGCTGTTCAGGGGGAATGTCGCGACGCGGCTGGCCAAGCTGGCGGCTGGGGAGGTGCATGCGACATTGCTTGCGGCGGCAGGGCTCGACCGGCTGGGGCAGCCGGATGTCGGGACGTGCATCCCGCTTGACGTCATGCTGCCAGCACCATCGCAGGGCGCAGTGGGCATTGAGACCCTGAACGAAAACGCCAAAATGCGGGAGCTGCTGGCCGAGATCAACGATAGCGACACGTTTGATTGCGTGATGGCCGAACGAGCGGTCCTCAAAGGGCTGGGCGGGACATGCCATTCGCCGATCGCGGCGCTGGGGCGGCTGGAGAATGGGAAGATCCGCCTCGCAGCCGAGATATTGAGCGCTGACGGGCGCGAGCGGGTGGATGACATAAGGGTCATCGCGCGCGGCGATGTCAGCGCGGCGGAGGCGCTGGGACGCTCCCTGCTCGACCGTGCCAGCGCCGAGCTGCGCGCTCTGTTCGAGGCGTGA
- a CDS encoding uroporphyrinogen-III synthase, which produces MRPVIILRPEPGASETAARARKLGLQPRLCPLFEARPVSWDAPPPERFDALLMTSAQAARLGGSQLVRYQALPAYAVGSATAQAMAEHGFANVVIGDQDGSAIAARIAADGHRRVLHLGGTTLAPIEAGQLRIERVAVYTIGARPQAQLDPQLEPGAILLVHSPRAGNRLAELIAPERRRDLHIIAISPAALSACEAGWASGEAPDRPDDERMLALAARLCE; this is translated from the coding sequence GTGAGGCCGGTCATCATCCTGCGGCCCGAACCGGGCGCGAGCGAGACTGCCGCGCGGGCAAGGAAGCTGGGCCTCCAGCCCCGCCTTTGCCCATTGTTCGAGGCGCGGCCGGTCAGCTGGGACGCCCCCCCACCCGAGCGGTTCGATGCGCTGTTGATGACCAGCGCGCAGGCGGCGCGGCTCGGCGGATCGCAGCTTGTCCGTTACCAGGCGCTGCCCGCCTATGCGGTCGGGAGCGCTACCGCGCAGGCGATGGCGGAGCATGGTTTCGCGAATGTGGTCATCGGGGATCAGGACGGCAGCGCCATTGCCGCGCGCATCGCGGCGGACGGGCACCGGCGGGTGCTGCATCTGGGAGGCACGACCCTCGCCCCGATAGAGGCGGGGCAGCTGCGTATCGAACGGGTGGCCGTCTATACGATCGGCGCGCGGCCGCAGGCACAGCTTGATCCTCAGCTGGAACCGGGGGCGATATTGCTGGTTCATTCGCCCCGCGCGGGGAACAGGCTTGCAGAACTGATCGCCCCGGAGCGGCGGCGCGATCTCCATATCATCGCCATCAGCCCGGCGGCTCTTTCAGCTTGCGAAGCCGGCTGGGCCAGCGGCGAAGCGCCCGACAGGCCCGATGACGAGAGGATGCTGGCTCTCGCGGCACGATTGTGCGAATGA
- a CDS encoding esterase/lipase family protein, with amino-acid sequence MPPYVDSITSFWKGRVAQHPGDAVRPSLRHLLGNASMPIDLARSRARAGALSRAIKGDGRHILLIPGLLASEQRMEMMRAILQAAGYSAHSWGMGRNLGPRPDTLEQIDRRVDRIRKEADAPVTLVGWSLGGLFAREYAKVAQDKVAGVITMGTPFSGDPRANHAWRLYQLVAGHPVDCPPFACNREVKPQVPTIALWSRRDGVIVPECAMGRPGERDRAIEVDCTHMGFAVAPEGILAVGKALEALGTNMARAQLPIIMSSI; translated from the coding sequence GTGCCGCCTTATGTCGATTCGATCACCAGCTTCTGGAAGGGCCGCGTAGCGCAGCATCCTGGCGATGCGGTGCGACCTTCCCTGCGGCATCTGCTGGGCAACGCTTCCATGCCGATCGATCTGGCGCGCAGCCGTGCCCGAGCAGGTGCCTTGTCGCGAGCGATAAAGGGCGATGGGCGCCACATCCTGCTGATCCCCGGCCTGCTCGCTTCAGAGCAGCGGATGGAGATGATGCGCGCGATCCTTCAGGCTGCGGGATATAGCGCTCACAGCTGGGGCATGGGACGCAATCTGGGTCCCCGGCCAGACACGCTCGAGCAAATCGACCGGCGAGTGGACAGGATTCGCAAGGAAGCCGATGCACCTGTGACTCTGGTGGGCTGGAGCCTGGGTGGGCTGTTCGCAAGAGAATATGCCAAGGTCGCGCAGGATAAAGTTGCTGGCGTCATCACCATGGGCACGCCTTTTTCAGGTGATCCCCGCGCTAATCATGCTTGGCGGCTATATCAATTGGTAGCGGGTCATCCCGTCGATTGCCCGCCTTTTGCCTGCAATCGGGAGGTAAAGCCACAGGTCCCCACCATTGCCCTATGGTCGCGGCGCGACGGGGTTATCGTGCCGGAATGCGCAATGGGCAGGCCTGGAGAGCGCGACAGGGCCATCGAGGTGGATTGCACCCATATGGGCTTTGCTGTCGCGCCCGAAGGCATATTGGCTGTGGGCAAGGCGTTGGAGGCGTTGGGCACGAATATGGCTAGGGCGCAGCTTCCAATTATAATGTCTTCAATCTGA